The Mercenaria mercenaria strain notata chromosome 1, MADL_Memer_1, whole genome shotgun sequence nucleotide sequence CATGAAAcatggccagaatgtttgtcattgtataatctaggcaaagtttaaaagtttgttaCATGAAGACAGAAATCTAGGTCGCCAGATAAATTTAGAAAAAGGTACAACACTCTAAAGATCACATTTAATGCTTGATTTACGTAAAATTTTGATCCAAATGTTTACCGTTGTGAAATATGTCAGTTCTTTAACAGAATTATATTTCCaatgttttttttacactttaatTGAACAATTTTCTCCTGCAGGGACAACATGACATCCATTTCTGTGGCCCAGCACCCCAATATAATGGCGAGACACAGGGGGAACCAGTTCACGGGTAAGGAAAATGTGGGTAGGGAGAACCAAGCTGTAAGGAAAGCGGGAGAAATTGCCCAGGGGAATGCATTTGCCGACTTCAAATTTACTGAATTCAAGAAAGACGAAGGACTAAAGGAGGTAGGGTACAGATTGATTTTAGCACGTGTAAAAATTCAATTCCCCATTGAGAAATGatatatgtttaatataaaaagtgaaataattacACGTACATGTGAATGTTTgacaaattatatcattttagcTCCAATAATCGGATAataggggggaggggggggggggggggggggggtgcgctATTCCACTCgcctcggcgtcggcgtgagctattcttgattaaagtttttcgacaacctttgtttttctgtcatatctttgttactattgcttataacttcacataaacattgtcaagcaAAGTATGTGCCTGGGctaggcccattatacataaggtcaaggacACCAGGGTGTTTTTTTATACTTAgcttatttttaaggttaaaggttttcggcaacctttgtttttctgtcatatctgtgttactatgtcttatatcttactgtaagttcacataaacattgtccagcatacaaacaaagtatgttcaggggctggtcccattatacccaaggtcaaggtcaccaaggtgttattcTTAGcttgtttttaaggttaaagtttttcggcaacctttgtttttctgtcatatctttgtttctatttcttgtatcttactgtaagtttacataaacattgtccagcatgcaaacaaagtatgtgcagggactgggcccattatacccaaggtcaaggtcacaaagttgttatacttggaattattttcatgtttaatttttttcgaaagcttcgtttatacatacctttggtactttaaaagataatgacttgaaattaaaaacatttctttataatcattatctgcatgtgtggttacaatccccataactcttattgtgtttttgacagaattatgccactttCATATCTAAAgttttttttggcaatcttcactttctatatataactttagtacaatataagataaagacttgaaacttaaaatgtatctttaccatcatcatttgcatgtgtgataacaatccccataactctgatttgtatttttgaccaaattatacccctttcatacttatttttttgacaaacttcgttttctggacatgaCTTTGGCACCATATAAGATAATGCCttgaaacacaaaatatatctttaccatcatcatctgcatgtgtggtaacaatcccagtAACTCTTTTTTTTGTgttcttacggacagctcttgtttcttttgaaTATATCTCGGAAAACGTAAGTTATGTGTGGTCTTAGTTTTCGGTTGAATCATTTGTTCCTCATCTCTACATATTAAACTAGAGGGTCACATTATTACATGCGATGAATCTTATTCTCGTGTCCGATGGACGCATTTTGGTGTGCTATCAACTGCTTGACACAAAATACTAGTATCTCACAGGCACATTTTCTGCAACGAAAATGATCTAAAAAGACGATGGCGGGCATGTTTGATGTCCTGGCGGCTGGGCAGACCCTAATTTACTTGAAATGTTGGAATTGTGCTGAAAATATTGAGAAACAGAAATAATGCAAACGGTCAACATAATGACTACTTGTATATTTGTCTGTGTAATGGTGTCCGTTAGCTTCAACAAGttattcttttgttatttcttttacaGAGACCTGGGTTAACTGATGGGACAAACAGGCACGTCGGGTACGTTAACAAAATCCGTCGGGATTCAGTAAGTGGTAAACCCAAAGAGGTGAAAAAGGTTCCTTTAGTCAGGACACACAGTAAAGTCAGTTTCAAACCAGGGGGTAAGTTGAATTCCACGCAAGAAGTTTGTAAAACGATAATTAAAAGAATTCAATTCTGTTGGACAAAACTTACACGTTTTCACATTTATTTAAAAGATGAGTTTGTACTCCCgaaataactttgatagtttacaATCCAGTCTGAGGGTTTGGTAGTCTTGTTGTGAACTTGAGTGTCGGCCGCTCAACACGGACCCCCGGGGGTCGACAACGCCCTCTCATACTAGTATGACACTATTACTGGATTTCCGGGAAGCGGACACGAAAGTTGAGGCTTTCTTCgcagtcgagctaaaataaagtAGTATAAACTAATTCAATCTGATGTTCTCATGTGAAGCACTGTCCAGAACATCGGACTGCCTTGATCATGGTGATACGATTATGCATTTTCCATCTAGTTGAGACGATTTCGTTGGAATGTCTTGATTTTTATTTTCCGTTTTTCTAGttataatcatttcattttgcaACTTACGGAATATCTAACTGCTATAATGATATCATTGTGAGTGGAAGAAACAATTTCTCTATTTAGGAAGGAAGCCGTCTGTTAGTGAGAAGAAACAAACTCGGTTCACAGTTCCAGTACCTAGCCATGTTGTCCCTGATGATCACGGTACATATCATTTACCCGATTCTCATTTCTGGCATGTTTTAATTATAGCCTCttcatataatttacattatgtTAGATAACAAATAGCAGCAGACGCTGTCTCTCAGTAATCGTCAAGAAAGTCAGATTTGATGTCTGTATGTATCACTATATAGTCAGTACAGAATAGGAATTGCTTTAAAAGCAGCTTTGTAGTTTACATGGCAAACTAAGGTTAACAATATGTACCTTTGATCAATTGCATGCTTAAAGTTGCAGTTGGCGCCCACTTCCTCTACAATAGGACCATTAACTAGTTCTCTCTTTTGCGCCATTTCGGAAAGAACTTTTTTCTCGTATACAtcatattttattcttgtattgaaaacatatcaaaatataaagatataaattaaaaataagatatgtttaaaccaaactttCTATCTTTAGATTCATAAAAAGTTACGGCCTCGTACATAATGAATGCCGAAAATTGCAAGACGCAGCTGTCAAGTTCCATTGTCCGTCacaatcaaaggaaaatattaaaaatatatttgtataattattttagaattatcgCCTATGGATGTGGACTCGCCGATGGTGAGAATAAGAAGTGTAATGACTCGAAAGCCACACGGTGTCCTTGACATTGATGCCATTAAGGACCCTTTGACGTGCTCAGAATATGCCCAGGATGTCATTGATTACCTCCAGGTACGTCCTAATGTTTGAATAACaaattaccttgtataaatttcGTTAAAATGAGTATATATTACAAGAAGTTTGCACACACGTGTCACATTTTCTTCACGTTCTTACCATATATGCGGCACAAAGTTTTGCATCTAGTGTATGAAAGAACTTAATTGTTTAGAGTTCCAAAATACAAAAATCGCTATTTACCTGCTTTCAAAATTTGTAACCTATTTCATTTCGAAAATATTCAAGCAAAACTGATGGTTTCAGTGTATTATTTCGTTCAATGGTTTGCAGAGCACAGAGTTTGAAGGTAACGTCACTGGCGtgtatctttatttattttgctgggtttaacgtcgcaccgacacaattatagatcatatggcgactttccagctttgttggtggaggaagaccccaggcgcccctccgtgcattatttcatcacaagcgggcacctgggtagaaccaccgaccttccgtaagccagctggatagcttcctcacatgaagaattcaacgccccgagtaaagctcgaacccacatcgatgaggggcaaatgatttgaagtcagcgaccttaaccacccggccacggagcACCCACCCCCAACCCACCGCGCCGGCGTGTAAGAAGAACGGTTATTAcattagcccttaccctgctatattagtttaatgaacttgtccatctttcaatatggacagtatcattaactgttaaaatgggtgctgactgaatggcgaatgcagaccatgatcagactgcacgaatgtgcaggctgatctttgtctgcactggtcgcaaaggcagaatcacttgctggcTAAGGGTTGGAGAAGACTGTAGTACTGAATTGTGTGAAGGGTTTGATACAAGTATAGACAGAGgttatcagttgtaaaataacaTTACACTACCATCATAATAATGACAGGCAATTGATTAATATCAGTTGCACTTGATTGCATTAGGCTCTCTAttgctttaaatgtcatttaaaacatggCCAGTGGAAATACTGCCTCGGTGAATGCCTTAGTTTGCTTCTTATTTTAAGAACATGTTCGTTTTTCTTACATATATAGATGGTTGAGAGACGTTCATCGTTTCCAGAGAAGTACCTCCAGCAGAAGGGTAGCGATGTGACACCTCATATGAGAACAGTGCTTATGGATTGGCTCATACAAGTACAGGTATACTTAGCTTAACACTATATATTTTCTCGAGTGTACCTTATCCTCACAAACAGCagcagacacaaaatatgaacataCAAGCAGCAAAAGGCAAACGCAAACGTGATGATAAATATAAAGTTTAGCTGTATggcatttcttttttcatttgaatttgtaATCACATTTTAAAGTTGTGCCGGTAGTGTATAGGAGCTGCTGTAAATCCAACATGACACAATTACTTTTATAGTACAAATTGGCATTGAGACATTAATGGTGTTAGGCGAAGCTTGTGCTTTGAAACTTAGCAATTAGTTGTCATCCAAACATTAAATGATCTGTAGAATTCCAAAAATATACCTTTCGTTAACTGATTACATTATGTGAATTTTAGGTTCATCAAGATTTATCCCAGCATACTCTGCACCTGTGCGTGAATCTGATAGACAAGTTCCTCTCCATTCAGAACGTCATGCTCGACACACTGCAACTTCTTGGTATAACTTCGCTCCTCATTGCTGCCAAGTATCATGAAAGATTTCCGCCAGAGGTAAGATTCGTCTCGAACTTTTCACTTTTACTTGCTGCAAAGAATCACACCGACCTTGGAATCGTTTTCGACAAGTTGACAGATTTTACCCACAAGCCTTTGCCATTTTGGTGGAAAGTTCCTCGAGAGCAGTAAAGGCTCATAATACCTTTGTTCATAATGTGGCTGGCAccttttttattataaacataagatatatattaatttcttgttaaatcctactttcagtaattgttttctctaatatttgtcaaaggtttgaatattgattaacatagtataaagtcttatttaaaacgaaatttttgattacctccctttacaggTCTGTGTAATAAAtataagttcatgtgcagtatttcaggtagtgcttttctaaccaagtaattatgcataacatcttaTTGGACAGCTGTAACATCtgtttttaatatgatatttaagCCTAATGGGACTTTAATGACTCaatgaaatatgttacatttaCACCACGGAGTATTGCAGGTAGACTATAAAGATACCGGTAGATACAAAAAGcgaaattgttttcatttttcaaaattatctacACAGTGTATGTTGCGAACTAGACGGAAAGCTTGCTTGAATTGAGTTTTAATAATAACTTGAGACAGTTTTCCGTTAAATTATTGCTATACATAGATctctgttttaaaacattttgttataaatgatatctaggtcatatcaCTGAAATCCCTTTATCTTCATGTTTAGATCTGTGACCTGTGTCACCTTACAGACGGAACGTATGAACCTAGTCAAGTTCTCAAAATGGAACGCTACATACTGAAgaaattgaactttgacctcaatATTCCTGGACCCGTCATATTCTTGGAGAGATTTCTTCTTGTGAACCAATGCGAAAAGAAAATGTTGGTCTGTATACTAGCACTAAATGTGTGCCTTGtgaattatatattatatgtcgCTGTCATTTCGCTACAATGGCATAGctgttcccttttttattttgaataattttgattatatTACAGCTGTATTTATTCTTAAAATTAATCTGTTTTGGGAGTATTCAGTTAAACAATGTCTTCGATCAGTTTTCTAGTGTACTTCTCATGGATCAATGAATTTACGTCGTTTCACGATATCTTCGTGAGTTTTAAACCCGTAACCAATCAACAAATTGTTTTGATGCTGTTTCAGATCCAGAGTATGTCGATGTATTTGCTTGATTTAACCCTGACGGAGGCCACGTTTGTCCATTTTTACCATTCTCTGCTAGCAGCCAGCGCCATCTATATCTCGCGAGAACTCTTGGGATGTGACGTACTCTGGGATCAAGCGTTTGCACACTACACCAAATATTCGGAGAACGACCTGAGTGAGTGTGTGAGAGCAATGAAACGAACACTCTCAAAACTGAACAAGTCAAAGTTCACGgtaattattttagttttaagaaaaaatacaattatcAATAAATGGTAACTATAGAAACCAACAACGAGTGTATTACTTCAGTGCGGGGTGGAGAAACCATTAAGAGCACtatagtgtattatcaattttatgtaatgactttatttcactcccgcgacgtcaaacatgtgataaatagaggatattacatgagtgtcttttcatattgaatttattaaacgagttgaataaaataattataaattttattcaacaaatttaataaattcaatgtggaaagtcacaaatgtaatattctttttatcacatgttagcttttcctgtggaaacatcaaaacttttactttcttgtacaatataaacaaatcaatttgaccaacgtctcctatactataaacgacgtcgtcTTCTTAATTTGTGCGATACCCTTTCGAGTTGCTACTTCTCGTTTAAAGTAAAGAAGGAACAGTCGAAGGCTATATGTTCTAAAGAGATTGCAgttttctgaattttgacacctccAATGGttaatgttatatacatgtatatggatttaCTATGCATACACGAACATGTATGAAATCGCATCCTCTGTAATATTGCTACTGTACTACAAGCACTGGTCAGTAACATGTACATTTCAACAAAACGCCTTAACATAATAACTTGTTTGTTTATACAGGGTGCCAAGCAGAAGTACGCTCACCATGATTTCCACAGTATCAGCAAACACAGGGTACTTATCCCAGCCGAGTTGTGGCCCGAACACGAGCACGAGCATGAGGATCACGAGAAACTCAAGTCCAATGAGACCCTCATTATGTGAGACAGCTGTTCCAATATGATCAGTTCTGTATATCTGAAATAACAATAGCCTTTGATGGCctgactgaaaatatatttttgttgcacTAATCACGTACTTAAAAGATGAGGCAATAATTTTACCAGCCTTGCCGTACATTTTGTCCATCGCTCATAAAGAAGAATTAACAGCAATGACCATCATGGACTCTACAACGAGTATTTCACTATTCGAAAACGAGACCATATTTATGTTAGCTGTGAAAAGTTTATTATAAGCAGTATTTCTGATTGATATTGGCGTTTGCAAATGTGTATTAGAGAGCGAAAAAGTCACAGCTCTATACATTGATGTTTGTTCTTCCTGGTTCGTGTTTGATTTTGTTGTATCTATATTTGTGTTCTACACTTCTTTCAGTTTCTACATTGTTTCTATTTATGATATCTGTATGTTTATGATATCTGTATGTTTTTGTCTACACTGCTTTCGATTTCTACTATCTTTCTATTTATGATATATGTAAGTTTCTATTCTATACTGCTCTCATTGTCTACACTATTAAGTATGTTGTCTATGCTATACTGCTCACGATTTCTACAGTTTCTATTGATGATATATGTGTTTCTTTTCTATACAGCTGTCAATGTCTATACTCTGTGTTTACTTTGGTATATGTCACGATTTCTACACTGTTTCTATTTATGGTATATGCACGTTTCTTTTCTGTACTGCTCACGATTTCTACACTGTTTCTATTTATGGTATATGCACGTTTCTTTTCTGTACTGTTCACGATTTCTACACTGTTTCTATTTATGGTATATGCACCTATTTATGGTATATGCATGTTTCTTTTCTGTACTGCTCACGATTTCTACACTGTTTCTATTTATGGTATATGCACGTTTCTTTTCTATACTGCTCACGATTTCTACACTGTTTCTATTTATGGTATATGCACCTATTTATGGTATATGCATGTTTCTTTTCTGTACTGCTCACGATTTCTACACTGTTTCTATGGTATATGCATGTTTCTTTTCTATACT carries:
- the LOC123545309 gene encoding G2/mitotic-specific cyclin-B2-like codes for the protein MTSISVAQHPNIMARHRGNQFTGKENVGRENQAVRKAGEIAQGNAFADFKFTEFKKDEGLKERPGLTDGTNRHVGYVNKIRRDSVSGKPKEVKKVPLVRTHSKVSFKPGGRKPSVSEKKQTRFTVPVPSHVVPDDHELSPMDVDSPMVRIRSVMTRKPHGVLDIDAIKDPLTCSEYAQDVIDYLQMVERRSSFPEKYLQQKGSDVTPHMRTVLMDWLIQVQVHQDLSQHTLHLCVNLIDKFLSIQNVMLDTLQLLGITSLLIAAKYHERFPPEICDLCHLTDGTYEPSQVLKMERYILKKLNFDLNIPGPVIFLERFLLVNQCEKKMLIQSMSMYLLDLTLTEATFVHFYHSLLAASAIYISRELLGCDVLWDQAFAHYTKYSENDLSECVRAMKRTLSKLNKSKFTGAKQKYAHHDFHSISKHRVLIPAELWPEHEHEHEDHEKLKSNETLIM